A single window of Agelaius phoeniceus isolate bAgePho1 chromosome 16, bAgePho1.hap1, whole genome shotgun sequence DNA harbors:
- the NTHL1 gene encoding endonuclease III-like protein 1: protein MSAARPGLRRLRSARGGGGSQLQGTPVVPRQSRRRKSVAIAYEAGQGDGAEPRARWEPPRWREQLQRIRQMRSGRDAPVDEMGVHRCYDTSAPPEVMRYQVLLALMLSSQTKDQVTSAAMLRLRRRGLTVDSVLQMDEESLGQIIYPVGFWRNKVKYIKQTTAILKQKYGGDIPSTVEELVQLPGVGPKMAHLAMHIAWDSVAGIAVDTHVHRISNRLQWVQKETKSPEQTRVALEEWLPRDLWKEINWLLVGFGQQTCLPVNPRCSQCLNQDICPAAKRL, encoded by the exons ATgagcgcggcccggcccggcctgcgGCGGctgcgctcggcccggggcggcgggg GGAGCCAGCTCCAGGGCACGCCCGTGGTGCcgaggcagagcaggaggaggaagagcgtGGCCATTGCCTATGAAGCTGGGCAGGGCGATGGGGCCGAGCCCCGGGCGCGCTGGGAGCCGCCGCGCTGGcgggagcagctgcagcgcaTCCGCCAGATGAGGAGCGGCAGGGATGCTCCCGTGGATGAGATGGGAGTGCACAGGTGCTACGACACCAGCGCACCTCCAGAG gtgatGCGCTAccaggtgctgctggccctgATGCTGTCCAGCCAGACCAAGGACCAGGTGACGAGCGCTGCCATGCTGCGCCTGCGCCGGCGCGGCCTCACCGTGGACAGCGTGCTGCAGATGGACGAGGAGAGCCTGGGCCAGATCATCTACCCCGTGGGCTTCTGGAGG AACAAGGTGAAGTACATCAAGCAGACCACAGCCATCCTGAAGCAGAAGTATGGGGGGGACATCCCGAGCACGGTGGAGGAGCTGGTGCAGCTGCCAGGAGTTGGGCCCAAAATGGCCCATCTGGCCATGCACATTGCCTGGGACAGCGTGGCTGGGATAG ctgtggACACCCACGTGCACAGGATCTCCAACAGGCTCCAGTGGGTGCAGAAGGAGACCAAGAGCCCCGAGCAGACTCGGGTGGCACTGGAGGAGTggctgcccag GGACCTCTGGAAGGAGATAAACTGGCTCCTGGTGGGCTTTGGCCAGCAGACCTGCCTGCCTGTGAACCCTCGCTGCAGCCAGTGCCTCAACCAAGACATCTGCCCTGCTGCCAAGAGACTCTGA